The nucleotide sequence AAGTTGGGCTACGTGTCCGTGCTTCTTTTCATTTACTCTTTCATTTACTCGAGATGGTGTTAACTAAAGCAGCATGGGCATTGGTATCAGTAACAGTATCAGAAGTACCAGCAATAATGATAGCAGGAACAATGGCAATAGTAGCAGTATTGTAACAGGCTGCAAAGGCAGATCATGGGGGGTGAGAGGGGAAAACAATTCCAGGAAGATCATAGGGAAAATATAACTTTCCTGGAATTGTGCTGCAGGCATCTGCTTTGTGCTCATATTTGTGTGCCTGCTCTcagagtggagagagagagagagagagagaggggggggactCACCAGTCTGCGTTTGGGTTTGATAAGGGGTCGGTTCTGGCCGTTCATCTTGTGGTACAGTCCACAGGCGTTGCAAAGGTAGTGGCCGGTACCGTCCCGTCGCCACAGTGGGGTTGAGGTGGCGCCGCAGTTTACACATTCACGACCCTCTGCGTAGAATTCAgcaggaggaaaagagaagaacatttatataattaaaaaatTCACCCATTATATCTGAAGCAACACGCAGTATAGCTGTCCAGCACAAGCGGGTAAACACACAGCGTGCGTGGGATGAGCCCAGGTGGCCCTGTAATAAGTCAAAATCTGTCTCATATCAGAATGCTGGGTTTACCATGTGCTGTCACAGACACCGCAATGTAAGCTGATCCAGAGTGGGTCAGGCCAGAGACAGCCAGAACATGTCCAAAGGTGTCCAACAAGAATGGGACACATCATCAAATTAGGGCTACATTATTAATCAACCTCGAGAGAGAGGAAATATAAGTGTGTGGTGGTATTAAATGTGTTGGACAGTCTTTGACGACAAGCTTGGATGCCAGTTGGCTGCAATCAATAATAAAGAGACGGCTTTCAGAGTCGCATCGATGATGTTTCCGTCGCGACCGACTCTGAAATCGACCTTTTGTGTCCATCATTTGCTCTTCTATACAAAAACAGGCTTTCTTACTTATTCCCACACGCTCTCCTCGCCCATTCAGGTCTGATTGACTTCAAACAACCTGTTGCTAAACCGACCGACTCATTTAATTCAAGTATCCCTCTCTCCCAAGAGCATCGCCTCATTATTCTGGTTATAGAGCCAGTGACACCCGCAGTCCCGCCCTCACTCCACAATGGAATCTGAcctgagtgtaaaaaaaaaataaaaaaagcagcgTTCCTTTTGAAATGCATCTTGCTGCTCTTATTCTCTCCTCCcttatcttctttttttaagcacTTTGCGGTCCAGCCGCCACATTAAAGCAGGTACAGAATGAGAATAAGATAAAATGTAGGTTAGAGAGGAGGAGCTCGGTTTGAGACTATAGTCCAGCAGGAAGCGCCGCTATAGAAGATATGTGCTGACATCTTAAATGTCATTGTGGCATTTTGTACAACAAATTAATTATCATTACAGACACTGGACACCGACGTTGATAGATAAGAGCCATTTTAATGTCATAGCTgatatgtttgtatttttgattCTGGCATTAGCGGTGGCTGgcttattttaaatgtcacaatttCTTTGCTATAGAAAAGATCATTTTCTCTCAGATGATCCGATCCTGGGGTTTCCCTTAGTGTACCACATAAGGCTGGTGCATGCATGGCTGCTAATTTCACAAGTACATGTAGTTGAGGCAGGCTTGCAGACAGTCAACAATgccttttgttgtctttttttttgggtgtgGGGGGGTCCCGTTATTCAAGTCGAGCAACTGGAACAATGTGGGGAAATTACAAACCCATTACCACACTGGGTTGTTTTTCAAACCTCATTAATGTCAGCCGTGTGTTAAGTTTAAATCTGCTCATGCAGTTTTACTGAACCAGGTGTTCGTCCAGGCAGTCAGATAATAAACCTTTTTGGGGATATTTTAATGCTCTGAGAGTTAAAACGCGTTTTTAGTCTCCATGCTGAGATGCCTGCAACCACCTCGCTCCATCTGTATTCTGGCCAAGGCCATCCTTAAGAACAGCAGGGCTCTGTCGCCTGTCTTTGTtagtactgggggggggggggggggggtggaggtcgTGATTTGTTCACTTGGAGGTATACAGGATATGGCAGGAACCCAGGAGCCAGGGCGTCGTGACTCCTTCATTTTTAAGTGCAATAAAGGCcgcatttaaaagaaaacaagccCATCGCACGAAGGAGGTCGTTTAATTCAATGCTGATTAtttaaataaacctttaaaaatataccggtatatatattacataatCTCATTTACCCATGTCAAACTATTGCGGTTTTTGGCCAAAgctacaaacaaataaagatgcCCTGTATGAATAATTGATTAGAATAATTAACTCTGTTTCGTTTAACTGTGCGCGTAATGGCCCTGTGGCTGCACATTATAGTTTAGAAAAGTCGGACCCCGATTATAGTTTGAGGAGTTTCACTTAAGGCCGATTTAAGTGCCTTAAGTGTCGAGGAGTGACGCGGGAAAAAGAGGTTTCTCATGTGGAGGTGGAAATAGTCACACTTTTGTGAGTTACCCAtcagagcaataaaaaaaaaaagtcagcctTTAAGTAAAGCtatataaagtaataataaaaaataaatacgtgCATGCGCCAACGCGCAGATAAAAGAAGCGCCTGAGAATAACCGCGACAGGAGAAAAATGGCTCCGTCGGATGAACGAGAACTTTTTAAGCAGGACTAATGGGTCGGTATTTTCTCCAAACCCATTCCGTGAAGGAAACTTTAAAGGCTCACCTGAGCTCGATCTGGCTTTGCTTCTGCATTTGGGCGTAAAGCTGGAAGAGGACGCGCCGAGCAAGCTGCCCGGATGGAACAGGCTGCCTCCGTACTCGTGCGGCGGCAGAGAGTAGGCCGGGTACGTCGGGATGGGGTGATGCGTGGGGGGGCCCTGGCCGTTCATGGACGCCAGGCCGCTGCGCAGTGGGCTGCAGCTCTCCATTTTCATCCCGTCGCTCAACGACACCTGGTACTTGATCGACTCCTTCTCGTCCATcctggtggaggtggaggtcgGGGAGGTGGGGCCGGGGTCGGGGGACACGTCTTTCGGCGGAGTGGGGGGGAAGCTGTAGAGGTGCGGGCTGGAGTGGGACGCCGGAGTGAGCGACGACACCGGCGCCGAGCCCGTGCTGCTGCCGCAGGGGTAGCCGGAGCCGGCGGCGTGCAGGCCGGGCTTGCTGAAGTGGCCGACGGCCCACGCGTTGTGGTGGTGCGCGGCGGACAGGGCCGCTTTACCGGGGTCCAGCCATGGAATCCCGGGACTGTGGATGAGGTGTGGCCGGCAAACCTGGTTCCCAGTGAGCCGAGCTGAAATCCAAAGCAACCATTTAAAACAGGCTGCGTCGAGTTTGTGAAGCAGATCATTATCATTCGAGTCCTTACCTGTTAAATACTCAGACCGACTAGAGTCCGACATTTATAGTTCCAAATGTAGATTCAATTTTAAATTATCAacagtttttttctctctgaacAACCGGttattaaaatgcttttttttcaatAGTCTCTTatttgttaaaatatatattatattattatatatatataagaaagcAGAAGAATAAGCTCGTCGTCATGTCAGACTGCAGTCCCCGGACTAAAGATTGTTATTGGTACATTTgcttttggtttttattttatatccgggaagtgcctctctctctctctctctctccgtccagAACCCCCTGCCCCAGCAGAGAGGGGTTAAATGACATACTTCCCTTTCCTCTCCCTGTCATTTGCTAGAAATTCCTTTTATGTTGGTGAATTGTCCCAGAAAAGATAAAACGGGATTACAGAgcaaatgtaattatatttacaAACCAAACCCACAGATTATAACGCGCTCCGTCTGGTCAATGACTAATAAACGTATATTTTAACAATTATTAATGATTAAAACGCACACGTATAACCGTGCTCGTGGCTTTTCTTACCGTGGGCTTGGCTGTACGTGACTCTTGCCCGAGAGTTGGCGTAGTAAGGGTTCCCTTGCGAGTCCAAGTGGTTCAGAAACATGTCCACCTCGTCCTGGGGCAGTAAAGGCGCCATGGGCTCCATGTAGTTGTGGCTCAGGCTGTGGTGGTGAGAGTCCGGGTGCTGGCCGTTCAGCACGGCGTGATGGTGCGCCATCCACCGCGACTGATCGGCCGCTGCGACCTCCATGGCTGCAGAGCTGGATGCTCTCTTTGCGCCTCCGAGGTAAAGGGAGTTAAATCCTCCTTGCAATATAGTTCCTGGGTTTTTTACTGGTCTCGTCTGTCTTTATTTACTTCATAAATAATCCTCAAAAACACCGGGACTCCTTTTACCTGCAACGAGAatgaatgttaaatgttaaacacCATAGTCATATATTTTAATCTAATAATACAATTTGACAGGAGAATATAAACATTGAACACGTCAATCGTAATGTCAgctcaaaaacaaaatacttttttctttttcttttttttttttccaatggtCGTCGTGATACGTCTAAACGCGAGGAGGAAAACATAAATATGTCTTCTGGATACCTGTTGCGGTTTCGATCAGCTGACGGCAAATAGCGGCTCGGATGCGTAAAGCCCCTGATCCACGCAGTCTTCAGACTCACTAATGAGATGTGGCGCAGACTGATGCGGTTGGCGCCAGTAAATTCCCATATCAAGCCACGTGAGGCGGGGCGTCGATCTGACCCAATCACAGCCAGCCCTGCCATTATTGGCTCCCTGCGTCCCTGCGTTCCCTTCTTTCATTTTGTGCGTCCACTGCGCCCGTAAAACTTATCAATCAGCAATTTAATGTCTTTCTATCCCATAATGCTCACCCTGAATGAGCGCTCATAATCCGCGTGGAAGCCTAGAGACACGAATCTAAAATAGAAGGAAATTAATactataattattttaatatatattatatagtaACATGTTCCCCCGCCCTAAGAACTATTTTGGAATGCTATATGTGAATGTAAGCCACATATTTTAGACACTTTTTAATGTAGCACAAACGTGCAAAaccatatttttttcttttaaagttaAACTTGTAGATGAGGCTTTGCGTTACCAGCGAAAAGTCAATGTGAGTTGTGTTTTTGCATACTGCTGTTATGTAAATAAACAGCGTCATTGGCACCTCTAAAGTCAACAGAGGAGGAGTCGATTTATGACCCCGAAATTGTCCCTATTGTTAGGAGTGGCTAATTGTCTTTAATTAGTCGCAGCGCATTCTTCTCGTGAACACAGTGGGTTTGTCTGGAGGACTGTTTGCATTCTAAAGGCGCCTCTGGCCCCTCACCAATGACAACCAACATGCAGGAGCCGCATTGAACACAAATCAAATCTCAAACAAAGggacatatttatttttatttttatatttgtttatttattttttccttatcTCTGTCACGGTGAATCAAAAAacgtaaaacaaataaatatatatatgcaaattGCTtttcataattttattttatacgTTGCATTACAGAatgctttgcaaaaaaaaataaaaaataggccGTGAGAAATAAATGCTGTTATTCGTTAGcaaagttgttttatttagatacatgcctgtgtgtgtttcgtTGCGCGttcgtatgtgtgtgtgtgtgtgtgtgtgtgagactgacaGGGAACGGACGGTCGCTTTTCGAGTCTAGCCTGGCCGCCCCGCTGACGACTAGAGGTGACGTCACAGGATCAAAGGGGGTGGCCGTTTGTAGGGTGTGTCAGTGAAGCCTCTGATACCAAGTTCTCTCAGGTAAAAGACCTCTCTTAACTCTGATTTGTGGGTCGCCTGTAGGGTTTAAAGAGTCCTCGTAGTGTCCCTAGATGGTCCTCCGTAGAATCCTCTGTAAAGAGTCCCTATAGTGTCCCCTGTAGGGTACTCTGTAGAGGGTCCCCTGTAGGGTCTAAAGAGTCCTCGTAGTGTCCCCTGTAGATGGTCCTCTGTAGAGTCCTCTGTAAAGAGTCCCCGTAGTGTCCCCTGTAGGGTGCTCTGTAGAGGGTCCCCTGTAGGGTCTAAAGAGTCCTCGTAGTGTCCCCTGTAGATGGTCCTCTGTAGAGTCCTCTGTAAAGAGTCCCCGTAGTGTCCCCTGTAGGGTACTCTGTAGAGGGTCCCCTTTAGGGTACTCTAGGGTCCTCTGTAGAGTCCTCTGTAAAGAGTCCCTGTAGTGTCCCCTTTAGGGTACTCTGTAGGGTCCCCTTTAGGGTACTCTAGAGTCCTCGGGGTCCTCTAGGATCCTCTGTGGCTTTGTATTGTAATCTGGCTGCTAACCACTGGGCCCAGGCTAACTGTTGGAGCATGCAttgttgtttacatgtttgTCAAATGGATTGCTCAGCAGGATTTGGCCTGCTGTAATTTATACCTTCATTAATCCCATTTGAATTTGCCCTGGAACCAAAGACGGGAGCAGATGATGGAGGGTTAGTGGGGGGTGCTGTTGCtttccctctctgtctttctcaaGGACAGTGTTGTTGCACCCATGCAGGGATGCGAGACATGCGAACCCTATCCCTCTGACCACACCTCCTGTGTGCTGCGTGAGATGTGTGTGCAACAACCGTGTTCCTGCGCAGCCACAGCGGCTAATGAACAACAAGATTATCATTCCGATCCATGCTGTTATTAAATGGGATTGGCTGCAGGCCTATCTACCTAGTGTGTTCCCATTGGGCCCGGTCATCCATCATTATACCATGTGGAGGTGTATTACTGTGCAAATGCTTCTGaaattgtgcgtgtgtgtgtgtgtgttgcatcgGTGGGGAGTGAAGAGCCACAGTGGGGCTTGTGAAGATAAGCAGAGCCAGAATGACACAAACCAGCTGAAGCATTATTGTCCCCTTTACTCTGCTAATTAGATGAGCCAGGGCACTGTAGGGCTTTAAGCACACAGACATAAGAGCGTGTAACCGGTGGAAGAGGAGCCTgcatgctgctgggagaggaacACTTACTTCCATTTAAGCATTTTGACCAGAATAATAACATTTCAGAGTGGAGGACGTCTATATGACGGGAAGGGATTACGGAACAGAAAAGGGTTCTTATAACCAAACCCCCTTAATAAGTACACAGAGTACATTTTGAAAAAGTCCTTTGCAACACAATGCTCCCTAAACTGTCTGATCAGAAGTGTCAAGAGGATTAAAGTCTGTTCATTCATTCCTGAATCAAATAATCATGTTTCTTCCCTCAACCTACACACAAATCTCTTTGTTTTGCACGCACTCcagcctgagagagagagagagagagagagagagagagagagaggctggtgtAAATGCACCGCAGCTCCTGCATGCAAACGGAGACCCAGCCCTGCCCTGACGGCTCCGTTATTGCACCGACTCTTTCTGATTGTTATGCCTTTTAAACCGTGACCACTGGAATATTGTTTTCATCACTGATATCAAACCAGTTCGTGGTCgagtgtgcttttattttttcctgtccTTGTCCACTGAAGAATTAAAAACGCCAcattaattgtctttttttattatttgttaagttatttgtttaaaaaaagaactgttCTCTGGATTCAATATTGCCAATTGCtataatttttcttttcttttttttttgttctttctgttttaaataatatattttggttaaaaagaaatatgtcagAAACGCTGAATACAGCATTAAAACCTGATCATGTCAAATTGTTTCTTCTGTTAATATGACATAGTCGAAACAGGACTATAAACAAACTACAATTACAAATCACACTTAAAACCAGTAATTGATATTATTTAAAGGTTCAAAAAGCTATTTATCAACCAATTGTTGGGAAACAACAATGCCCGATGACCAggtcattttaaaacaaaacaggcGCGCGTCGTTGTAATTATAATTACTGTAACACgctattaaataaaaaaaaaatacttttcctCAAGGATGTTTTTAAGAAATATCAGATGATTTTAAAACATCGATACTCGACTAACCTGCGTCTCGTACATGCGAGCCGAGAGAAAGGCTCCCTCCGGTTCTTCGCCCAGCTCCGACGGTTCTCTGCAAAAATAACGGCGCAGAAATAAACGACCGATGATGGAAAGGTGTCCCGGCGATCCCCGTTCTTTAAAGATGCAGCACGTCTAGACACCAGTGTTCTCCGTCTGacagcggtgtgtgtgcgtgcgcgtgcgcgtgtgtgtgtgtgtgcgtgcgtgtgcgcgctcAGTGCCTCCTTCCTGCCTCGCTTTATCCAAACCTCTCTGAGTATATGAGCAAAAACTTGAGCGGCCGtgtgagaagctgcagcagcgcaCCGACGTAGTCGCACGTCGAGCCTGTCTTCCGGTTCCCGGTTacacggacagacacagagaggccTCTATACCGGCTCCCGAGAGGTGATCGATAACTTACGCGCGTCGAACATTTGGCTGCATGATTTTATTACACCAAAGAGTTCAGATCAACATTCATATACAACCAAATGCAGACTTtccaaaaaaatgtcatttttacgCGCAACGTTTACGCACAAAGTGATGAATAATTGCATTGATTGAGAACTTTTTCGACCAGTTCTGGTATCATTTTGTCTCATGTGTGAGATAAAGGAAATAAAGTTGTGAAGggcaacttttttattttatcccaAAGAAGGGCTTGGGTCTTCAGAATTTCTCAGCCCACCGTTGGGTTCCTTTTTTCCTGACTGAAATTGTGTTCAAGATTATCAGCCTTAATTGACTGAATGCATTTAGCCTTATTACGCACCGCCGTCTGTGTTACGCGTCTGAGAGAAGACAGATAACTTCCCCTCCCTCCGCTGTGGTGCTTTATATCCCACACAGTCGCGCAACAACTTTGTAAAAATGCAAAGCCCCTAAAATCTCCTGCACGCGACCGGGGCTCGTGCGCGGGAGCCGCATGGGCAGGTGCAAGGGGCGCGCGAGAACCTCTGCAAACCGGGGCTCGTGCTCCCTagagcgcacacgcacacaaagaggggagaaacaaaaagagaagaacAAAGTCTGGATTAATAACATTATTGTCAGTGTTTAAAATGAGCAGAGCAAAGATGTGCGCGTTCAGCATGTCCACGTTTTGGCACGTAAAATCAGGAAGACGTGCCAAACGTGTTTTCTGACTCGCAAGGCCTACACGTGGaagcgcttctccttaaaagtTATCCCAGTATGTTATTTTGGAACATCTAACTTTCATTCTCTTTCATCTATTTGTAGTCAGCATTTCTGTCTCCTAAAGCGAGTTTTTAGTGAAAATATCATCACTTGATGGGGTCTTTCTGACAATCAGTTCACCAAAAGTAGAATTATAGAAAATAAGTAATAAGCGAAAACCTCATCCACcgaattattgttattattattattattattattattattattattgttattgttatgtCTACTTGCGCTACTGATAATCAATTGTCGGCATATCCTTGGCGTGCGTACAGACGAGTCACGGTTTCCTTGAGGCGCGATATTAGGCTATATGCACACTGCATTAGATGCCAGAGCCCTTCTCCTTCTGATTATTACCAGGGGGTAATATTTCATCGGCACCACGCAATCTTTGTTCTCTGTGAAGATAATAAATGGCCTAATCGTTATCAGCAAACTGCTGGGGGTGTCAGCACCGACCGAGGCTGGAAGCGGGGTCCAAAGTGCTGCGGAATAAATTGCTGTTCCTTATCTCTCCCTCCCAGATTATCGCCGTCTTTTCAAACTTGCACAACAAATACATTCAATGCATCTAATGCATCATGTGtatatagagggggggggggggggggggttgatagAGACAGCTAGGCAAGGGGAATGAGGAATATTTACACGTTACGCGCTGCGGCGGTACCACCAATGGGCTGTATTCGGTTATAACAATCTTAACATACAAGCGTTATTAAACGCGCAATTAATGCCATGTGACGTCAGTTAATCACCTTAAACATCTCTAAATACTCTTCTAAATACACCAGAATTTGGAAAATCTAATTCTGTATAATAGGGGagctgtgtttatttatttatttattcattaaaacatGTAAAAGAGCATCGTCACACATTTTCAAACGTATTGATGAAGGTTTTgagatgatttgtttttttctttgaaggCTAAGAGCACAAAACACAGATAAAACCACAAGATCCATTTGCAATAAGATTAATTGTTGTGGGAGCGATTCCCTCATAATCCACGCATGATCGCGTCACAGGCTCCGTGATTTTTCTCTGATTTTTCTACTTTCACTCTCCAAaggaactgccccccccccccccccacagtcctgTTTCTGTTCAAATAAACAGTTGTGGCATTTCGTCAACGACGTTTAGGATTTGTGTAGTAAACATTTCTATTTGATGCGTGCTTTAATTGAACGAATAATTCGCACGAGCGTGCGCGGCCTTCTCGTTCACTGTTCTCCTTATGTTTCCAAAATTAAATTTACGTTTATATCAAGCAGAAAACTGCCTCGAGCCAATCGTGTTTGTAAATCCACGATACAGTATTTATGATTGACACttgaaaacactgaaaacattttataatgcacacacaaacaccttcacgcacacacacacacacactcccctttTAATACCGTGGCATCTCCACCGCCCCGGTGCTCCGATGGTCTCCTAGACAACTGAGATAACGCAGCAGCAGTTTTCCATATTGCTCCCGGAGTCTATTATGGCTCGGGATTAGCTCTTTTTCCGAAAAGGTCATACACAAAGTCACCGAACcggcttttttttctccaccccGTGTGGCCCCCTGCGTCAAAACGCATTTATAAACATGCATGTGCTCATTTCATTTGATGTCATTATACTAATGGCATTGCGCTTTTTTCTGCGCCGAAAAAAACCCTTGTCATATAAATGAGAGGCTCTTGTAGTGATGGAGGAGGTATCCTCAGCAAGAGGCTGCTCGCTGCAGGAGGGACGTTCAAGTCAGCAGGAAATGGTCTGTTATGCAGCGACCCCTGGCGAGGAGAGGATGTAGTAGCACTACACGAGTAGTCCCATcctcgatgtgtgtgtgtgtgtgcgtgagcgtgctATATAGGGAAATTCCTGAAGAATCTTAACCCATTCCTCATGAGCAATGACCACTTCTGTAATATACTTGGGTCTAAGCCTCGCAGCCGCCGTCCTCGGgtcctttgacctttgatgGTCATTCTAGAATCTAGAATGTTCAAGGACGTCATCTAAAACCAAGCCTTGGTGGACAATGGACTATGTTTGGGATTATTTTCCTTTTGGAATGTCCAGAGTCACTCAAGCTTCAGATTCCTCAGAGATGGCGAGACGTTGTCGGATTTTCTGACACTTGATGGAATCCATTGTAgcatttcacatgcacagtttgcgAGAGGAAGCAAAGCAGCCCCAAAGATTCACAGAGTTTGTCCCCACGTTTCGTCTTTAATCTTCGCTGCATAAACTGGAGACATATTTAAATTCTTAAAAAAAGTTAGAGTTATGTTTCATCGATCCACGGAACTTCTGGAGCTCATctagatgtttgtttttatttgagcaCACTGAAGAATTTTCTTGAACTTAGGTACATTTAGtcctcaacaaaaaaaaaaaatactttgggCCTCTGTTGGAACAATATCTTAACAACATCTGGTTTGATAATTATGTGGTTTTATAAGATGCTATGCAGGATTTTCACGTGTTTTGAGACAGCAGTCGTCTTTAAAAGTAGCATTTTGTGTTGAaagtggatttaaaaaaaagctagaAATGTGTTGCACTGAACCACGAACAGCTCTtgtatgatttgtttttttttgcaagcaaCTGATACATCACATATTTTAACAATAGCGAAATGACTTTGGGGGATTGAGCAATTACGAAATGGTTGAAAACCATGCAAACTGAAAGAAAGGGGGAAGACTTGTGCAATGTTGAGCTGTTCCAGCTTAGATTCCCAGTGGCAGTACAGGAAGTTATGGGAGCTTTGACAGGAAGTGTGCTCTCATGAAGGGCCGGCACAGGTACAGACATGTGAGAGAGGGTGATGTTTCCTGTCGGCTCGCTCCACATTAACTGCCTGGATTAttctgtcctccctctcttttctcagTATACTTCACTCCCAACAGAATACACATACCGGTGTGTTAAATAACAGGGATGCTATCAGAGGGCCAAAACAGTAGATGTTGTGTGCAAGCCGGGAATGTGTTACAGGATGCAGATGTCACTGCATGAAGTGAAACTTCCTGCCCATCAAAACAGTCAGTGCCAGTGTTTAATGGACTCGCGTTCAGCGGCACGCAGCAAAAACAGTGAAATAAGGGATGAAAGGTCAGGCTGGAGAGAttgcagaggagaagaaaaaagagcaaGTGGGGAGGGAGATTGTAGGTGGAGATGTGATGGTGCGATACGTGGATTGCAAGAGGAAAagtctctttgtctctcatgAGCTCGGTGGACAATCAAAGTTTCCTATCAGCTCTGGAGTAGGGGAAATTGGCTGCCCTGGGAAGGAGAGGGCCACTCTCACAGCCAATGGGAAGTGCCCCTGTCACTCTAATCAGGTCCAATTCAGAGAGAaggaaacgtgtgtgtgtgtgtgtgtgtgtgtgtgtgtgtgtgtgctttctgtgAGTGTTTTCTAACAGAAAGCAGCATTGTTTCACCCTCCTTTCCTTTAATGTGATCCAAGATGATACCAAGTCTAAAGT is from Brachionichthys hirsutus isolate HB-005 chromosome 8, CSIRO-AGI_Bhir_v1, whole genome shotgun sequence and encodes:
- the LOC137898323 gene encoding GATA-binding factor 2-like; this encodes MEVAAADQSRWMAHHHAVLNGQHPDSHHHSLSHNYMEPMAPLLPQDEVDMFLNHLDSQGNPYYANSRARVTYSQAHARLTGNQVCRPHLIHSPGIPWLDPGKAALSAAHHHNAWAVGHFSKPGLHAAGSGYPCGSSTGSAPVSSLTPASHSSPHLYSFPPTPPKDVSPDPGPTSPTSTSTRMDEKESIKYQVSLSDGMKMESCSPLRSGLASMNGQGPPTHHPIPTYPAYSLPPHEYGGSLFHPGSLLGASSSSFTPKCRSKARSSSEGRECVNCGATSTPLWRRDGTGHYLCNACGLYHKMNGQNRPLIKPKRRLSAARRAGTCCANCQTTTTTLWRRNGNGDPVCNACGLYFKLHNVNRPLTMKKEGIQTRNRKMSSKSKRNKRAGDGFEELSKCMHDKASPFGGAPSLTSHMAHMSHLPPFGHSGHMLPTPTPIHPSFGHPHHSNRSPVWAEPH